In Porphyromonas cangingivalis, a genomic segment contains:
- the zwf gene encoding glucose-6-phosphate dehydrogenase has protein sequence MPKSLILVIFGASGDLTMRKLVPSLYQLFIKNKMPERFAIVGAARTAYTDEAYRDYLYDKLKEHLPEEVFTEEVARDFLRHLYYHAMDPAEVGDYDGFKDRLESLDKELDNPRNYVFYLATPPRLYGIIPQHLTSVGLNEGNAHGTEEIRRIVIEKPFGYDLESALELNKVYTSSFEEDQLYRIDHFLGKETAQNIMALRFANGIFEPLWNRNYIDRIEITAVENLGIEGRGGFYDETGALRDMVQNHLVQLLALTAMEPPAVFNSDTFRDEIVKVYQSFRPLKDKQIHEEVIRGQYTESMVNGKQLKAYRGEDKVDPESRTETYVAMKMYVDNWRWGGVPFFIRTGKQMPTKVTEIVVHFKGTPHSMFTPDCTDCHIPNVLTIRIQPNEGTALRFGMKVPGSGFDVQQVSMDFSYDKLGGVPVGDAYSRLLEDCMKGDPTLFTRSDAVEASWKYFDPIIKAWKEDETIPLHGYPARTWGPKEADALMPERRYWTNPCKNLTDTDLYCEL, from the coding sequence ATGCCGAAGTCCCTGATCCTCGTGATCTTTGGTGCTTCGGGAGACTTGACGATGCGCAAGTTGGTGCCCTCGCTGTACCAACTCTTCATCAAGAACAAGATGCCCGAGCGTTTTGCCATCGTGGGGGCTGCCCGCACGGCTTACACCGATGAGGCATACAGGGATTATCTCTATGACAAACTCAAGGAACACTTGCCCGAAGAGGTATTCACCGAAGAGGTGGCAAGGGACTTCCTCCGTCATCTGTACTACCACGCCATGGATCCTGCCGAAGTGGGAGATTACGACGGCTTCAAGGATCGTCTCGAAAGTCTCGACAAGGAGCTGGACAATCCTCGCAACTATGTCTTCTATCTCGCGACGCCTCCTCGCCTCTACGGTATCATACCTCAGCACCTGACATCCGTGGGACTCAACGAGGGCAATGCGCATGGTACGGAGGAGATCCGTCGCATCGTCATAGAGAAGCCTTTCGGTTACGATCTGGAGTCTGCGCTGGAGCTCAACAAGGTATATACCTCTTCGTTCGAGGAGGATCAGCTCTACCGTATCGACCACTTCTTGGGTAAGGAGACAGCACAGAACATCATGGCTCTGCGCTTTGCGAACGGTATCTTTGAGCCCCTCTGGAACCGCAATTACATCGATCGTATCGAAATCACGGCGGTCGAAAACCTCGGCATCGAGGGACGTGGTGGCTTCTACGACGAGACGGGAGCACTCCGAGACATGGTACAGAACCACCTCGTACAGCTCCTTGCTCTCACGGCGATGGAGCCCCCTGCGGTCTTCAACTCGGACACGTTCCGTGATGAGATCGTCAAGGTCTACCAATCTTTCAGACCCCTCAAAGACAAACAAATACATGAGGAAGTCATCCGTGGACAGTACACGGAATCGATGGTCAATGGCAAACAGCTCAAGGCTTATCGAGGGGAGGACAAGGTCGATCCCGAGAGCCGTACGGAGACTTATGTCGCCATGAAGATGTATGTCGACAACTGGCGATGGGGCGGAGTACCGTTCTTCATCCGTACAGGTAAACAGATGCCGACGAAGGTGACGGAGATCGTCGTCCATTTCAAGGGCACTCCACATTCGATGTTTACGCCCGACTGTACCGACTGTCATATCCCTAATGTCCTCACCATACGTATCCAACCCAACGAAGGTACGGCACTGCGTTTCGGCATGAAAGTACCTGGATCAGGCTTCGATGTCCAACAGGTATCGATGGACTTCTCCTACGATAAGCTCGGCGGCGTACCCGTCGGTGATGCTTACTCGCGTCTCCTTGAGGACTGTATGAAAGGTGATCCCACGCTCTTCACCCGAAGCGATGCCGTCGAGGCTTCGTGGAAGTACTTCGACCCCATCATCAAGGCTTGGAAAGAGGACGAGACGATCCCTCTCCACGGTTATCCTGCTCGTACGTGGGGACCGAAGGAGGCAGATGCACTCATGCCCGAAAGGCGATATTGGACCAACCCTTGTAAGAACCTCACCGATACCGACCTCTACTGCGAACTATGA